The region GCGGGCGTTGCTCGGAGCTGCTGGTCACGGGGCGAGGCGATCCGACGGTCAGCGCGCGGTTCCATCCGGATCCGCTGACGCCGCTCCGCGCCGTCGCCGATTCGCTGCGCGCGCGCGGCATCACCAGCTTCAGCGGCCCGATCGTCGCCAGCGGCGACGCCTTCCCCGGCTCCATCTACGGCTACGGCTGGGAGTACGACGATCTCGGCGAGGGTTACGGCGCGGGCATCGACGACCTGGTGTTCAACGAAGGGCTCGAGGCGATCGAGATGCTCACCGAGTCGGGACCACAGGTGGAATCAATCAAGCCGGCAACGGATCCACGGCGGGCGTATCTCAAGGCGCTGTCGGTCGCGCTGCGCCAGGGCGGGATCGCGCACGACGGAATCCTGGCGAGCGACAGCGGCCGCGTCGACTCGCTGCTCGCGCCCGCCGAGACGTTGTTCGTGCTCCAGTCGCCGCCGCTGAGCGAGATCCTGGGCGCGATGCTCCAGCCGTCGCAGAACCAGATCGCGGAGATCATCCTGCGCACGATCGGGCTGGAACTCACCGGCGTGGGCCGGCCCGACAGCGGCGCGGCCGTCGTTCGCCGGCAGCTGCTCGAGTGGGGCGTGGACAGCATGGAGTTCCGCGTGCGCGACGGGAGCGGCCTGTCGCGGCAGAACTACGTCACGCCCGCGACGATGGTCCGGGTGCTCTCGGTCATGCAGCAGCATCCGTACGGGACGATCTTCCACGAGGCGCTGCCCGTGGTCGGCGTGAGCGGCACGGTGCGAACCTGGCTGCGCGGCACGGTGGCCGAGCGCAACGCGCACGGGAAGACGGGCACGCTCGCGTCCGTGCGCGCGTTCAGCGGCTACGTGCGCACCGTGGGTGGCTCCACTCTGATCTACAGCTTCATCGCCAACAACTATCTCGTGCCGACGTCCGCCGTGACGGCCGCGATCCAGACGATGGTGCGCCTGCTGGCCGAGTCTCCCCTGCCGGCGCGCTGATGCTGGGCGTCGCCGAAGCCGTGGAGACGGTTCTGGCGGCGGTCGCTCCGCTCGACGTCGCCGCGGTCCACCTGGAGGACGCGCTCGGGAGATTCGCCGCGAGAGACGTGACGTCGTCGCTCGCGATTCCGCCGTGGGACAATTCCTCGATGGACGGATACGCGGTGCGCGCGAGCGACGTCGCCGCGGGCGCGAAGCTCCGCGTATCCGCGACGATCAGGGCCGGCGGTCTCGCTGAGCGCGCGCTCGA is a window of Gemmatimonadaceae bacterium DNA encoding:
- the dacB gene encoding D-alanyl-D-alanine carboxypeptidase/D-alanyl-D-alanine-endopeptidase, which translates into the protein MPPCRFPAGARLIAAAVLVAACAPATRVPPPIVATPSIDPAPVVVAPEVDARLAIARTGDSVFHDPKFRTAMWGALIVDPAAGDTLYSLNPRKLVMPASNMKVLTGAVALHLLGPDFRFRTTFAARCPAARGRCSELLVTGRGDPTVSARFHPDPLTPLRAVADSLRARGITSFSGPIVASGDAFPGSIYGYGWEYDDLGEGYGAGIDDLVFNEGLEAIEMLTESGPQVESIKPATDPRRAYLKALSVALRQGGIAHDGILASDSGRVDSLLAPAETLFVLQSPPLSEILGAMLQPSQNQIAEIILRTIGLELTGVGRPDSGAAVVRRQLLEWGVDSMEFRVRDGSGLSRQNYVTPATMVRVLSVMQQHPYGTIFHEALPVVGVSGTVRTWLRGTVAERNAHGKTGTLASVRAFSGYVRTVGGSTLIYSFIANNYLVPTSAVTAAIQTMVRLLAESPLPAR